The Vagococcus penaei genome includes the window TGTTACTTTTCGATGTTTTTTAAATAGATGATTGACTATCTCTCGTTTCTCATTGCCGGATAAGTTGAGACGTTCATTTTTTTCATTAGTATACGTCAGTTTAGTCAGCTCATTAAAAATCATGTATTTCTGATACAAGAAACTATTTTTAGGTAAGACTTTTTCAGTCGGTAAGTAACTGTCATTATTGGTCATCCTTTCAATAAAATCAACAGATGATTGGTATGTATCAACACGTTCAGTAAAATTCCATGGTCTAATCTCACCAGGGGACTTTCTAGTTAACCAACCAAACGAACTATTATGATTACTCAAAGGACCCACATAATAAGGAATTCTAAATGTCATAATGTCTATTATCTTATCTTTATTTTTTTCAATTGACGTGTAATACTTTGATTGATTTTCAAGAATGGCATTTAGCTCATCCAAATGAATTTGATGAGGAATCACGCCATTATCATACGTTCGTTGTTTTCGTAAAAAGTTTTCTTGGTCAATTTTGTCAATAAAATATGCCGCATCTGGCGTATTGTCTAACGTCTTTTTAACAAATTTATAAAATTCTTCCTCTGTTGCTTCACCATCAATGTACCCAGCATAGCCTTTTTTGCTACTATCCTTAAAGATAGTATCGTACTGTTTTGGTAGATATTCACGCACATATTTCTTAAACAATTTCAAATCGTTCTGATGCTGGGTATAACGTTCAATCATACTCGCGGATAATTTTGCATTTGTTTCTGTATCTTTTGTACTTAATATGCCTGATAATTCGATGGCATCGTATACATTTTTTGCCGCAACAAACACATCAGCAAAATCATCCCCTACTTCTGCCAAGAGTTCGCCCAGTTCTTCTTCGTATTCAATCTTGGAAAATTGTAGTTTGGCATCTGCCTCTAAAGCAAATGTCTTTTTAAAATTCCCTTGATTCCCTACAATTAATTTAATAAATTGGGCAAACGTACCCGTTGATTTTTCAGATGGAAAGAGTGCCAATATTGCGTCACTTTTTCGACTACGTGAGGTCTTAGCTGTAACAATTGACTCGACTAAAACAGTAGTATCAACTGGTGACAAAGCTAATCCAGGAACTTGCGTAATAAATTTTTCATTGTAATTGTTTAAGAATTGTTGGAATGTATTATTAATTGACGTATTGGCTGAATTCAACTGACCTTCAATTAGAAAATGGCCTCGATATTTAACGATATGGGCAATAGCTAAGTAAACTAATCGAATATCTGCTTTTTGTGTGGAATCAGCTAGTTCTTTGCGCAAATGATAAATTGTGGGATACTCATTGTGGTAGTTAATTTCCTCATCTAATGTACCAAAAATCGGATATTTAGTGTGGCGTTTGGCATCTTTCACTAAAAAACTATCTTCTAGTCGATGAAAAAAGTGAGCATCTAGTTGATGAATGTCATCTTTGAAAATTGTTTGTAAATAGTTTAAACGGTTACGCCTTCTAAGATAGCGACGACGAGTGGTCCTTTTGATGCGTCGACTCTCCGCCGTCTGTCCTTCATCAAATAAACGAACTCCCCAAAAATTTTTCTTTTGTGCCTTAACTGTCGTATCTCCATAAATCGGCATTTTCCGTCTAACAAGTTGGTAATCTTCTTTTATCACTGACCAACCCACCGAATTTGTTCCAATATCTAATCCAATTGTATAATTCGCTCGCATCTACTTCTCCTCCTATTTATCCGCACTCTTATTGCAGTCAACTCTTGCATAATTTTTCCAATATGCTATAATAACGTTGTTGGTAGCATTCAAAACAACATAGCAAGTTAAAATAAGGCTTAGTCCGTAAGCAACTATTCTAGTGGCACTGTCTCGGTGCTTTTTTTATTTACCTAAATTATAACATATTTTATATATATAAATAACAAATAATGATAAAAAGTCAAGAACACTACTAAGTAAGTGCTCTTGACTTTTTGTCATTATCAAATAAAAATTTACTATAATCTAATTGTAGTTCATGTAAAAAACTATCTACTTAAAAGATAGTCAATACTTCTTAATAATATTTAGATATTAATGTTTTACTTTCAGTGGCAACTCACGACGAGCTCTTAATGCGGAGAGAATGGATACCGTATCAACAACTTCTTGTAGGACAGCCCCAATCAATGCTGGAATGACACCAGTACTCGCAATTAGCATTAAAACAACACAAATCAGCAATCCAATTAAAACCGATTGTCGTGCAATACGCATGGTATCTTTAGATAGTCGCACAGCCTCTGCGACCCGAGTTAAATCATCCTTTAAAATAACAGCATCAGCACTCTCACTAGCTGCAGTTGATCCTGTAGCTCCCATTGCAATCCCTACATCAGCGACAGTTAGAGCTAATACATCATTGACCCCGTCACCTACCATAATAACTGGACGACTGGTTTGTTCTAATTTTTTAAGTACCTCGATTTTTTCTTCAGGCAAACAGTTAGCATGAATATCAGAAATACCAACTTGACGACCGATTTGTTCGGCAATTGATTGATGATCACCTGTTAGCATCACCGTTTGATGAATACCTAATTCATTAAGTTGTTGAATTGTTGCTTTCGATTCTGGTCGTACTGTATCTTTAAACGTAATATAACCCGCATACTCTTTATTAATCGCAATATATACAACTGTTTGGTCAACAGAAACTTCATTAGTAGTACCGGCGAATTTGGCTTTACCAACGTGTACACTTTGGTCATTTACAGTAGCTTCAATCCCTTGACCGGTGACTTCTTCTAGGTTTTTAACCGCAAATAAATCAACCTTATGACTCTTACCATACTCAACCAATGAACGAGCTAAAATATGATTTGATTCTTGTTCAGCACTAATTGCATATTGAAGTAACTGTTCTTCGGAATAACTATCTTTAGCAACATGAATCGCATCAACGAATAACTTACCTTCAGTTAATGTCCCAGTCTTGTCAAAAGCAATACTTTTTGCTTTAGCTAATTTTTCAATTGTTGTCCCTGTTTTTACCACGATACCATTACGACTCGAGCGACTCATGCCTGCAACTAAAGCAACAGGTGCAGCTAAAATTAAAGGGCATGGTGACGCAACAACTAGCACTTCTGCAAAACGGACCGGATCTTTCGATACAAACCACGCAACACCACCAATAAAATATGCTGTCAATGTAAACGGCACAGCATAGCGATCAGCTAAACGCACAAAATGCGCAGGTTTTGCTTCCGATTCACGAACTAATTTAACGAGTGATTGGTACTGACTATCAATTGCCCGCTTAGTTACTTTAAAACGAATAGCCGCATCACCGTTAATCGTTCCGGACATGAGCGTATCATCAACTTTTTTTTCAACGGGTTTTGACTCACCAGTTAAAGAAGATTCATCGACCATCGTTTCACCTTCAACAATGATACCATCGACTGGAACAATTTCACTAGGTTTTACTAAAATCAAATCATCTATCTCCACTTGGTCAACAGGAATATCTTCTACTTGATTGTCAACGACACGATGGGCAATTTGCGGAGAATTATCAAGTAATGACCGCAACTCACGACTAGCTTGACGACTGGCATAATCTTCTAAACTGTCGCCACCTGTCAGCATGATTAAAATCATTAAACTGGCCCAATACTCACCAACCAATAAGGTCGCAATAATCGCTGTTATGGCTAAGATATCGACACCATATTTTCCTGATTTCAACGTTTTAATCATACCAATAAACATCGAAATTGTTGTCATCCCACCAACTACAACAATTAACCAAAAAGCAATTTTCGGTTGATGAAACACAAATTCAGCTAAAAGTGCCACAACACCAACTAAAAGTGTACTCATAAACTTTTTGAAATTACTCATTTCTTCCACCTCATTCCACTTAATTTAATTCCTACTTTTACTTATATTAATGTGAAAATCAAATACCCCAATAGACATTACCACCTTTTTAGTTCATTAAAAAAATAGATAAATGCGTCATTAACTTAAACTTCTATCTTAAGAATAACATCATCATCTAGTAATTAACACTACTAACCACTAATTGAGAAATA containing:
- a CDS encoding heavy metal translocating P-type ATPase, whose protein sequence is MSNFKKFMSTLLVGVVALLAEFVFHQPKIAFWLIVVVGGMTTISMFIGMIKTLKSGKYGVDILAITAIIATLLVGEYWASLMILIMLTGGDSLEDYASRQASRELRSLLDNSPQIAHRVVDNQVEDIPVDQVEIDDLILVKPSEIVPVDGIIVEGETMVDESSLTGESKPVEKKVDDTLMSGTINGDAAIRFKVTKRAIDSQYQSLVKLVRESEAKPAHFVRLADRYAVPFTLTAYFIGGVAWFVSKDPVRFAEVLVVASPCPLILAAPVALVAGMSRSSRNGIVVKTGTTIEKLAKAKSIAFDKTGTLTEGKLFVDAIHVAKDSYSEEQLLQYAISAEQESNHILARSLVEYGKSHKVDLFAVKNLEEVTGQGIEATVNDQSVHVGKAKFAGTTNEVSVDQTVVYIAINKEYAGYITFKDTVRPESKATIQQLNELGIHQTVMLTGDHQSIAEQIGRQVGISDIHANCLPEEKIEVLKKLEQTSRPVIMVGDGVNDVLALTVADVGIAMGATGSTAASESADAVILKDDLTRVAEAVRLSKDTMRIARQSVLIGLLICVVLMLIASTGVIPALIGAVLQEVVDTVSILSALRARRELPLKVKH